CCCGGCCTCTTCCTGACCGAACTGGTCGCGGAGCAGGGCGGGCGCGTGGTGGGGGTGGGCCGCATCGGCCACGACGATTTCGCCTTCGAGGAGTGGCGCTACTGGGGCAACCTGAGCGTTCACCCGGACGCGCGGGGGCGCGGCATTGGCGGGGCGCTGTACGCCGAACTGCTGGAGCGCGTCCGGGCGCGTGGCGCGCGGGAAATCCGCACCATGCTGAGCGACCAGCCGCATCATGCACCGGGCCGCGCCTTTCTGGAACGGCGGGGCTTCCGGGTGGTCTGGGAGCGGTACGAGTCGCGCCTGGACACCCGGCAGGTGGACCTGTCCCGCTTTGACGAGCTGCTGGCAGGCGTCGCGGCGGACGGCGTGGAACTCCGCAGCATCGCGGACCTCGCCCGTGACCCCGAACGTGACCGGCGGCTGTGGGAGCTGGACTGGGAACTGTTTCAGGACGTGCCGATGGGGAACGCCCTGACCAAGCGGCCCTTCGAGGCGTGGGTAAAGCAGGAACTGGAGGACCCCACCTTCGCGCCGGAGCTGTCCTTTGTGGCGCTGCGTCCCGGTCTGGACGATCCCCTCACCGGCCCCTACGTTGGCTACTCCACGCTGGGGCGCAATCCCGCCGGGTTCTATTACATCGGCATGACCGGCGTGCGCCGCGAGGACCGGGGCCGGGGCATCGCCAAGGCGCTGAAGGTGGCCGCGATGCGGGCGCTGGCGGCCGCGGGTGGCGGAGAGATTCGCACCTTCAACGACAAGCCGAACGCGGCGATGCTGGGCATGAACGAGAAGCTGGGCTTCGTGCGTGGTCCGACGCACCTCAGATACGAACTGAAGCTGGAGGAAGCGTGATCGTCACGCTGCGGGAAGCCGGTGAGGCGGATTATCCCGCCGTGGCCGCCGTCATGAGCGCCGCCAACCCCCGGCACACCTGGACGGCCGAGACGCTCGCCCACGAGACTCAGGGCCTCCTCGACCACCCGCTGCGCCCGCACCTGTTTCAGCTCCTTGCCGAGCAAGGCGGGCAGGCGGTGGGTGTGGCGACCACGTATCAGCTTCCCGGCATGTTCCACCCGGACCGCTATCAGGCGGAGGTGCTGGTGCGGCCGGACGCGGAGGGTCAGGGGGTGGGCCGCGCGCTGGCGGACATGCTGGAGGCGCACCTGGAGAGCCGGGGCGCCCGCGAGGTGCTGGCGGGCACCTATGAGGACCGCCCGCGCGGCCTGGCCTTTCTGGCCCGGCGCGGCTTCACGGAGGCCATGCGCGTTTTCGACAACGTGCTGGACCTGGGCGAGTTCGACCCGGCGCCCTGGGCGGAACAGGCCCGACTCCCGGACGGCCTCCGCTTGCTGAGCCTCCCCGAGCTGGTGACCGAGCGGGGCGAGGACGCCGCCTGGCGGGCCTACCACGCCGCCTATGCCGAGGCCCGGGAGGACGTGCCGCGCACGGGGGAAGCGACGCCGCTGCTGTACGACGTGTTCCGCCAACGTGGGGAACACCCGGGCTTCCTTCCCGGGGGCGTGCTGCTCGCCGTGACGGACGCGGGCGAGGTGGCGGCCCTGACCGAGCTGTACGGGGACGCCGCCGACCCTGGCCGCCTGAACACCGGCCTCACCGGCACCCGCCGCGCCTGGCGGCGTCAGGGACTGGGCCTCGCGCTGAAGCTGGCCGCCCTCGACCTGGCCCGGCAGCGCGGCGCGCGGAGCCTCTGGACCGGGAACGCGAGCACCAATGTCCCCATGCTGGCCCTGAACGAGCGCCTGGGCTTCCGGCCCCAGCTCGCCTGGATCGAGATGCGGCGCGGCAACCTGGCAGGCGGGGGCGTATGAGCTTCACGGTCCGGCCCGTCCACGAAAGCGAATGGGCCGCCGCCGCACGTGTCTGGACCCTCGCCGTGCCCCACGACCCCTTCAGCGCCGAGGACTTCCGCAAGCGCGACGCCGAGCAGCGCGGCTGGGGGTACGCGGCCTTCACCCTGCTGGCGCTGGAGGGGGAGGAGGTGGTGGGCGTCGCCTCGGTCTACCAGAATCCCGGCATGTACCACCCCCACCGCTTCACGCTGGAAGGGGCGGTCCACCCGGAACGGCAGGGGAGGGGGGCGGGCCGCGCCCTCTGGGAGAGGCTGCACGCCGAGCTGACCCGTCACGGCGCCCAGGCCGTCCGCACCCTCGCCCGCGAGGATCACCCGCTCGCGCCCGGCTTCCTGACCCGGCGCGGGTTTGTGGGCGACAGGCGGTATTTCACGAGTGTCCTGGACCTGACCACCTTCGACGACACGCCTTTCCGGGAGCTGGAAGAAAGGCTCGCGGAGCGGGGGGTGCGCGTCCGCAGCCTCTCGGACCTGCGGGCTGCCGGAACGCCGGACCTGACCGCCCGTCTCCACGCCCTGATGAGTGACGTGCGCCAGGATGTCCCCCGCTCGGAGCCCGCCACACCCCTCAGCCGCGAGGTGTTCGAGGAGGCCGTGCTGGGCGACCCCGGCCTGCTCCCCGGCGCCTACCTGATCGCGGAGGACACGCGCGGCGCGTGGATCGGCCAGACCACCCTTTTTCGCAGCGAGGCCAGTCCCGACCTGCTGACCGGCCTGACGGGCGTGACGCGGGCGGCGCGGGGGCAGGGCGTCGCTACACTGCTGAAGCTGTATGCCATCCGCGCGGGCCGCGCTCTCGGCGGGACCACCATCCGCACCGACAACGCCAGCGACAACGCGCCGATGCTGGCGATCAATGACCGTCTGGGCTTCGTGCGCGACCCGGCCAGCGTCAGCTACGTCCTGAGGTTCTGAACACAGTCTGCCGCTGACAGGCGAGGATACTCGGAAGGTGCCCCGCCCCTCCCTTCCCCCGCAGGGTTCCCCATGCTGCTGAGCATCGACTGGGACGCCTTCAGCGGGTGCGTGCCGCTGGTGTTCGACGCGCCGATCTGGGGCACACGCGACCGCGAGTATGACCGGCTGGGCGCCTGGTGGGACCGCGCCCGCAAACGTGACCCGCGCGCCCCCGGCTGGACCGCGCTGGAGGCCGATTTCCCCCTCTACCCCGGCTGGGAGGTGCTGGAATGCTACGCGGGCATTCCGGCCAGCGTCGCGCTGACGCACGCGGACGCCTGGGCCTGGCTGGCCGCCTTTCCTGCCGGGGACGTGCTGAACGTGGACAGCCACCACGACCTCGCCAGCTTCAGCGGGGACCCGGCGCGGGTCCGC
The window above is part of the Deinococcus metallilatus genome. Proteins encoded here:
- a CDS encoding GNAT family N-acetyltransferase; the encoded protein is MNGTDFVLRAPRKPGDYPDAAAVLSSADPEWPVTPELLRVWDEAHDPGLFLTELVAEQGGRVVGVGRIGHDDFAFEEWRYWGNLSVHPDARGRGIGGALYAELLERVRARGAREIRTMLSDQPHHAPGRAFLERRGFRVVWERYESRLDTRQVDLSRFDELLAGVAADGVELRSIADLARDPERDRRLWELDWELFQDVPMGNALTKRPFEAWVKQELEDPTFAPELSFVALRPGLDDPLTGPYVGYSTLGRNPAGFYYIGMTGVRREDRGRGIAKALKVAAMRALAAAGGGEIRTFNDKPNAAMLGMNEKLGFVRGPTHLRYELKLEEA
- a CDS encoding GNAT family N-acetyltransferase, translated to MIVTLREAGEADYPAVAAVMSAANPRHTWTAETLAHETQGLLDHPLRPHLFQLLAEQGGQAVGVATTYQLPGMFHPDRYQAEVLVRPDAEGQGVGRALADMLEAHLESRGAREVLAGTYEDRPRGLAFLARRGFTEAMRVFDNVLDLGEFDPAPWAEQARLPDGLRLLSLPELVTERGEDAAWRAYHAAYAEAREDVPRTGEATPLLYDVFRQRGEHPGFLPGGVLLAVTDAGEVAALTELYGDAADPGRLNTGLTGTRRAWRRQGLGLALKLAALDLARQRGARSLWTGNASTNVPMLALNERLGFRPQLAWIEMRRGNLAGGGV
- a CDS encoding GNAT family N-acetyltransferase, which codes for MSFTVRPVHESEWAAAARVWTLAVPHDPFSAEDFRKRDAEQRGWGYAAFTLLALEGEEVVGVASVYQNPGMYHPHRFTLEGAVHPERQGRGAGRALWERLHAELTRHGAQAVRTLAREDHPLAPGFLTRRGFVGDRRYFTSVLDLTTFDDTPFRELEERLAERGVRVRSLSDLRAAGTPDLTARLHALMSDVRQDVPRSEPATPLSREVFEEAVLGDPGLLPGAYLIAEDTRGAWIGQTTLFRSEASPDLLTGLTGVTRAARGQGVATLLKLYAIRAGRALGGTTIRTDNASDNAPMLAINDRLGFVRDPASVSYVLRF
- a CDS encoding arginase, with the protein product MLLSIDWDAFSGCVPLVFDAPIWGTRDREYDRLGAWWDRARKRDPRAPGWTALEADFPLYPGWEVLECYAGIPASVALTHADAWAWLAAFPAGDVLNVDSHHDLASFSGDPARVRPGNWAGLSLRAGRLNRYTCLYPDWHAELPVAEGFDLERTRAELAPLLPADVLERVTLTRMAAPGAGLPDPADVKALLLVQSPAWTNPAHDAVFWQLARTLRARPLTPPLDRSAPA